The window TTATGCCCTAATTGCAATCACAGGATCAAGTTTCGATGCCATTCCAGCTGGTACAATACCTGAAACTGTCCCTATAATAACGGATACTGATACTCCTAATATAACATTTGAAAAGGATAAAGAAAGGTCAAGGCTTCCTAATGATACAAAACTCAATAGGTAAACCAATAGCAATCCAAACATCCCACCTAAAACTGAAAGGAAAACAGCTTCGAATAAAAACTGAAAAAGAATAAAGAAATTTTTCGCACCCAATGATTTTTGAATGCCGATAATATTCGTTCTTTCTTTAACGGATACAAACATAATATTCGCGATTCCAAATCCTCCGACAAGTATAGAGAAACTACCTATCACCCATCCTGCTAAGGAGATAACACTGAAAATTGAGCCAATTACATCTGCAAAAGCTTCTGGTCTATTTACTGCAAAGTTTGTGTCTTCTCTTGGCCTTAATCCTCTGATTTGCCTAAGTAAACCAGTAATTTCGCCTTCTAAATTTTTCAAGCCTTCATCCTCAGGATATCCTTTCAATGCAATGATTGATTCAACCCCAAAATTCCCTTGCCCTGAATACATTTTGAAAAAGGTATTGTAGGGAACATAGCAGAAGTCATCAGCACTAGGGGCATCAATTACACTTGCCCCTTGTTTTTCCATCACTCCAATTACTCTAAACTTTAATCCTCTTAGTTTTATCTCTTTACCAACGGGATCCGTTAATGGAAATAGTGTATTGGCAACTTCTGCGCCTATAATGGATACATTTGCTCCTTTCTCTACTTCTTGAAGTCCGAAATAACGTCCTTTCTCAACTGGTATCTCAAAGACATCTTTATGCTGATAAGCAATACCTGACACTATTGCACCACTTAAGCTATTGCTTTCATGTTTTACCGTTACGCCAAATCTTTCAGCAAAAATGGTAACCGCACTAGCTTCTTTTGAATTATTTTTTAGGAACTGATATTCGCTATATTCAGCTTTTGGTCTGTTTACATATTTCCACCATGGGTAGTTATCTTCAAATATCCAAGGGAATTTTTCAATTCGAATCACATCATCTCCTAAAAAGTTTAAACTATCTCTAATATTTTTCTCTAAAGAATCTACCAAAGTAAATACTGTTATAATAGAAAAAATACCCACTGTTACACCCAAAAGTGATAAAATGGTTCTTAGCAGATTGGCTCTTAATGCACTTATCGCAAAACGAAAGCTCTCCAGAAGTAGATGAAAGTAAATCATATGTAAATATAAAAATATAAAGCTACAAGATTCCGAAAACTATTATTAACTTTGCCCTCTTAAATTTAAACCTAATAACTTAATACCGTAATATTAAGTATGAAATTATCAGAATTCAAATTCGACTTACCACTTAAATTAGTGGCACAACATCCGGCTGAAGACAGAGATCAAGCAAAACTAATGGTTTTGCACAAAGATACCGGAGAAATTGAACACAAAACTTTTAAAGACATAGTTGACTACTTTGATGAAGGTGACATTATGGTTACCAATAACACCAAAGTATTCCCAGCTCGCCTTTATGGAAACAAGGAAAAAACAGGTGCTCAGATTGAGGTTTTCTTATTAAGAGAACTTAATAAAGAAATGCACTTGTGGGATGTGTTAGTAGATCCGGCAAGAAAAATTCGTGTTGGAAACAAGCTGTATTTTGGAGATGGTGAGTTAGTAGCGGAAGTTATTGACAATACTACTTCAAGAGGAAGAACTATCAAATTCTTATATGATGGTGAAGACGAAGATTTCTACAAATTAGTAGACTCTTTAGGAGAAACTCCTCTTCCTAAATACATCAAGAGACCAGTGGAAGAAGCGGATAGAGAAAGATTCCAGACTATTTATGCTGAGGAAGTAGGGGCAGTAGCTGCACCCACTGCAGGTATGCACTTCACTCGTCAGGTATTGAAAAGAATGGAGTTAAAAGGCATCAAGACTAGCCCTATCACTTTACACATTGGTTTGGGAACTTTCCGTCCTGTTGACGTTGAGGATCTTACCAAGCACAAAATGGATTCAGAAAACTTCAAAGTTCCAGCTAAAACTGCTGAGCTAGTGAATGAATCTCTCGACAATAAAAAAAGGGTTTGTGCGATAGGAACTACAGCTATGCGTTCAATGGAATCTTCAGTTACAGCAAATAACAGACTGAAAGAAAATGAAGGCTGGACTGACCGTTTCATTTTCCCTCCTTACGAATTTAAAATTTGTAATGCATTATTAACAAATTTCCATATGCCTGAATCAACATTATTAATGATGGCATGTGCTTTCGGAGGTTATGAAAACGTAATGAATGCTTACCAAGAAGCCATTAAAAATAAATATAGATTCCTTTCTTATGGGGATGCTATGTTAATTATATAAAAATACTTACATCAAACTGCTATGCAACTATACTGCATAGCAGTTTTTATTTTAGTAGATCAGAAACATTTCTTCAAAACACGCTGTTAGCCGTTCAGATTAAGCAAACATTTTATTAGATGACAGTTTTACCCTATAAAGACAAGGAAACCAGCAAAAAGCAACAAGTGGCTGATATGTTTGATAACATTAGCCACAAGTATGATTTCCTTAATCATTTCTTAAGCCTTGGTATTGATATCCGTTGGAGAAAAAAAGCAATAAAATTATTAAAAGAAATTCAGCCTAAGCAGATATTAGATATTGCTACAGGTACGGGTGATTTTGCTATTGAATCTCTAAAATTAAATCCTGATCACGTTACTGGTGTGGATATTTCTGAAGGTATGTTAAACGTAGGTCGTGAAAAACTGAAGAAGAGAAAGCTTGATGACAGAATCACATTAACTTCAGGAGACTCTGAAAACCTTCCATTTGAAGATAATAAGTTTGATGCGATCATCGTTGCATTTGGGGTAAGAAACTTCGAGAACTTAGAAAAGGGCTTAGCTGAAATGAATAGGGTTTTAAGACCTGGAGGAAAAGTAGTGGTTTTGGAATTCTCAAAACCTAAGAGCTTCCCATTTAAACAGTTATATAATTTCTATTTTAAAAATATCTTACCTACTTTAGGCAAAACAATTTCAAAAGATAATGCGGCTTATAC is drawn from Marivirga arenosa and contains these coding sequences:
- a CDS encoding ABC transporter permease, which translates into the protein MIYFHLLLESFRFAISALRANLLRTILSLLGVTVGIFSIITVFTLVDSLEKNIRDSLNFLGDDVIRIEKFPWIFEDNYPWWKYVNRPKAEYSEYQFLKNNSKEASAVTIFAERFGVTVKHESNSLSGAIVSGIAYQHKDVFEIPVEKGRYFGLQEVEKGANVSIIGAEVANTLFPLTDPVGKEIKLRGLKFRVIGVMEKQGASVIDAPSADDFCYVPYNTFFKMYSGQGNFGVESIIALKGYPEDEGLKNLEGEITGLLRQIRGLRPREDTNFAVNRPEAFADVIGSIFSVISLAGWVIGSFSILVGGFGIANIMFVSVKERTNIIGIQKSLGAKNFFILFQFLFEAVFLSVLGGMFGLLLVYLLSFVSLGSLDLSLSFSNVILGVSVSVIIGTVSGIVPAGMASKLDPVIAIRA
- the queA gene encoding tRNA preQ1(34) S-adenosylmethionine ribosyltransferase-isomerase QueA translates to MKLSEFKFDLPLKLVAQHPAEDRDQAKLMVLHKDTGEIEHKTFKDIVDYFDEGDIMVTNNTKVFPARLYGNKEKTGAQIEVFLLRELNKEMHLWDVLVDPARKIRVGNKLYFGDGELVAEVIDNTTSRGRTIKFLYDGEDEDFYKLVDSLGETPLPKYIKRPVEEADRERFQTIYAEEVGAVAAPTAGMHFTRQVLKRMELKGIKTSPITLHIGLGTFRPVDVEDLTKHKMDSENFKVPAKTAELVNESLDNKKRVCAIGTTAMRSMESSVTANNRLKENEGWTDRFIFPPYEFKICNALLTNFHMPESTLLMMACAFGGYENVMNAYQEAIKNKYRFLSYGDAMLII
- the ubiE gene encoding bifunctional demethylmenaquinone methyltransferase/2-methoxy-6-polyprenyl-1,4-benzoquinol methylase UbiE, producing the protein MTVLPYKDKETSKKQQVADMFDNISHKYDFLNHFLSLGIDIRWRKKAIKLLKEIQPKQILDIATGTGDFAIESLKLNPDHVTGVDISEGMLNVGREKLKKRKLDDRITLTSGDSENLPFEDNKFDAIIVAFGVRNFENLEKGLAEMNRVLRPGGKVVVLEFSKPKSFPFKQLYNFYFKNILPTLGKTISKDNAAYTYLPESVKSFPDGKDFTAILDKIGFKNTECKPLTLGISSIYTGIK